A single window of uncultured Methanospirillum sp. DNA harbors:
- a CDS encoding flavin reductase family protein, producing MEKIQLPPQPPEVTLPVVIAGSLIHRRENYMTLGAFGIMSLQPPIVYISSMKSHYSNEGIRETGFFSVNIPPAELVQKADFCGLVSGRDVDKSGIFTTFYGNERSAPMIEECPVNFVCRVIRTVDLPYNEVFIGEIIEYYASTECLDDDKPDPDKINPMVLAGPSYRSLGPAAGVAFGEGRAYRARLNRERSG from the coding sequence ATGGAGAAGATACAACTTCCACCCCAGCCGCCAGAAGTTACTCTCCCGGTTGTTATTGCAGGATCCCTGATTCATAGAAGGGAAAACTACATGACCCTTGGAGCATTCGGGATCATGTCCCTTCAGCCTCCGATCGTATACATCTCGTCCATGAAATCCCATTACTCAAACGAGGGGATCAGAGAAACCGGATTTTTCAGTGTTAATATTCCCCCGGCAGAACTCGTGCAGAAGGCTGACTTCTGCGGGCTTGTGTCAGGCCGTGATGTTGATAAAAGCGGGATCTTCACAACCTTTTATGGGAATGAGCGATCCGCTCCGATGATCGAGGAGTGTCCGGTAAACTTTGTATGCAGGGTGATCAGGACTGTCGATCTCCCATATAATGAGGTCTTCATAGGGGAGATCATTGAGTATTATGCAAGCACAGAATGTCTTGATGATGACAAGCCAGATCCTGATAAAATAAACCCGATGGTGCTTGCCGGGCCATCATACAGGAGTCTGGGCCCTGCTGCCGGTGTTGCATTTGGAGAAGGCCGGGCATACCGTGCCCGTTTAAATCGGGAGAGATCGGGTTAA